One genomic region from Haloprofundus salinisoli encodes:
- a CDS encoding AI-2E family transporter, whose translation MSTEKDVDAPKTVLGIARSRFGWWFLAVLLAIALCYVVYSFIGTVVFGLFIYYATRPIFRRLDKQIHPSSLAAAVAMFALVLPALALVGYALLIVVRQLGSVTGNGFDPEQFGLDPTVVEQLTNLTDVQALLSGDLLQYLTAENIQSVFASLGSAAVTVAFVGIGLIHLFVMVALAFYLLRDDQKLAEWFQWRIADENSVAVAYLRAVDDDLNSIFFGNILNAAVTGTIGVITYSALNAFAPPGLAIPAAALVGLLAGVASLIPVVGMKLVYFPVAIYMALAAVVPPSNPAGLWFVAAFAVISFVVVDTIPDLVLRPYVSGRSLHVGAVMLAYTLGPLLFGWYGIFLMPVLLVLVVHFARIILPELVSGEPIQPYAVDPGWFPGDPSEPPTAQTANGGEAVPSDSPGRAQPDHVGTPDGDDAGAGSGENVGAGDERGEDDAGGSVTDETPDSETSADESAGESDTTAETADDEKQS comes from the coding sequence ATGTCGACTGAGAAGGACGTCGATGCCCCGAAGACGGTTCTGGGTATCGCCCGCTCCCGATTCGGCTGGTGGTTCCTCGCGGTCCTCCTGGCTATCGCCCTCTGTTACGTCGTGTACTCCTTCATCGGGACCGTCGTGTTCGGTCTGTTCATCTACTACGCGACGCGACCCATCTTCCGCCGACTCGACAAGCAGATTCACCCGTCGAGTCTCGCGGCCGCCGTCGCCATGTTCGCGCTGGTGTTGCCGGCGCTGGCGCTCGTCGGGTACGCGCTCCTCATCGTCGTCCGTCAGCTCGGCTCGGTGACGGGCAACGGGTTCGACCCCGAGCAGTTCGGACTCGACCCCACAGTCGTCGAACAGCTCACGAACCTGACCGACGTCCAGGCGCTGCTGTCGGGGGATCTCCTCCAGTATCTCACCGCCGAGAACATCCAGTCGGTGTTCGCGTCGCTCGGTTCCGCGGCGGTGACCGTCGCCTTCGTCGGTATCGGTCTCATCCACCTGTTCGTCATGGTCGCGCTGGCGTTCTACCTGCTGCGCGACGACCAGAAACTCGCCGAGTGGTTCCAGTGGCGCATCGCCGACGAGAACAGCGTCGCCGTCGCCTACCTCCGCGCCGTCGACGACGACCTCAACAGCATCTTCTTCGGCAACATCCTCAACGCCGCCGTCACCGGTACCATCGGCGTCATCACCTACTCGGCGTTGAACGCGTTCGCGCCGCCGGGTCTCGCTATCCCCGCGGCGGCGCTCGTCGGACTGTTGGCCGGCGTCGCCAGCCTCATCCCCGTCGTCGGGATGAAACTGGTGTACTTCCCCGTCGCCATCTACATGGCGCTCGCCGCGGTGGTGCCGCCGTCGAACCCCGCCGGCCTCTGGTTCGTCGCCGCTTTCGCCGTCATCTCGTTCGTCGTCGTCGACACCATCCCGGACCTCGTGCTCCGGCCGTACGTCTCGGGGCGTTCGCTCCACGTCGGCGCGGTGATGCTCGCGTACACGCTCGGGCCGCTGCTGTTCGGGTGGTACGGCATCTTCCTCATGCCGGTACTCCTGGTGCTCGTCGTCCACTTCGCGCGAATCATCCTCCCGGAGCTCGTCTCCGGCGAGCCGATTCAGCCGTACGCCGTCGACCCGGGTTGGTTTCCCGGCGACCCGTCCGAGCCACCGACGGCGCAGACGGCCAACGGCGGTGAGGCGGTGCCGTCGGACTCACCCGGGAGAGCTCAGCCGGACCACGTCGGTACGCCCGACGGAGACGACGCGGGCGCTGGAAGTGGCGAAAACGTCGGAGCCGGAGATGAGAGAGGCGAAGACGACGCGGGCGGGTCGGTGACCGACGAGACGCCCGACTCGGAAACGTCCGCGGACGAATCGGCCGGAGAGAGCGATACCACTGCCGAGACGGCTGACGACGAGAAACAGTCGTGA
- a CDS encoding MgtC/SapB family protein, whose protein sequence is MLSLSVLQSGGPLPASLDETVARLVLAAALGLFLGLEREWSDKSAGIRTFSLTSLVAAVFTILAREENLGEALLAVGGVLVIVQGILLAAQSLRDGADDGLSLTTSVSLLVAYGVGALVASGYVLAGVTVAVVSSLLLVLKRELHGFAGALSREELRSSTEFAILAFVVYPLLPPGEINVYGVPLEPRVAWLMVVTVAGIGIVNYAVVRSYGSRGIAVTGFFGGLASSTAVVGTMLDHVNQRPEASTYGVAGVLLANAAMAVRNLAIVLLFTLNSSGPVLTTAVVPLGVIVLGSVAIAAVVADWKANVEMDLESPFSLQNALSFGFVFLLILATGALAQAEFGSTGLFISAFASGLVSSAGATTSAVLLYRSGTIGGPDAVVAVLLATASSIVVKAALSAAGPKPFARRVALWSVVVLVVSGLTTAVVAVFG, encoded by the coding sequence ATGCTCTCTCTATCGGTTCTGCAGTCGGGAGGTCCGTTGCCGGCCTCGCTCGACGAGACGGTCGCTCGTCTCGTCCTGGCCGCCGCGCTGGGGCTGTTTCTGGGCCTAGAGCGCGAGTGGTCGGACAAATCCGCCGGTATCCGGACGTTCTCGCTGACGAGTCTCGTCGCCGCGGTGTTCACGATTCTCGCCCGCGAGGAGAACCTCGGCGAGGCGTTGCTGGCCGTCGGCGGCGTGTTGGTCATCGTCCAGGGAATACTGCTCGCCGCACAGAGCCTCCGCGACGGTGCGGACGACGGCCTGTCGCTCACCACGTCGGTCTCGCTTCTCGTCGCCTACGGTGTCGGCGCGCTCGTCGCGTCTGGCTACGTGCTCGCGGGCGTCACCGTCGCCGTCGTCTCGTCGCTTCTCCTCGTGCTCAAGCGCGAACTACACGGCTTCGCGGGCGCGCTCTCGCGCGAAGAGCTCCGGTCGTCGACGGAGTTCGCCATCCTCGCGTTCGTCGTCTACCCGCTGTTGCCGCCGGGTGAGATCAACGTCTACGGTGTCCCGCTCGAGCCGCGCGTCGCGTGGTTGATGGTGGTCACCGTCGCGGGCATCGGTATCGTCAACTACGCCGTCGTCAGAAGCTACGGCAGCCGCGGCATCGCCGTCACCGGCTTTTTCGGCGGTCTCGCCTCCTCGACGGCCGTCGTCGGGACGATGCTAGACCACGTCAACCAGCGACCGGAGGCGTCGACGTACGGCGTCGCCGGGGTGTTGCTCGCCAACGCCGCGATGGCCGTTCGCAACCTCGCTATCGTCCTCCTGTTCACGCTCAACTCCTCGGGTCCGGTGTTGACGACCGCCGTCGTTCCCCTCGGCGTCATCGTCCTCGGGAGCGTCGCCATCGCCGCCGTCGTCGCAGATTGGAAGGCGAACGTGGAGATGGACCTCGAAAGTCCGTTCTCGTTGCAGAACGCGCTCTCGTTCGGGTTCGTCTTCCTGCTCATCCTCGCCACGGGTGCGCTCGCACAGGCCGAGTTCGGGTCGACGGGGCTTTTCATCAGCGCGTTCGCCTCGGGGCTCGTCTCCTCTGCGGGTGCGACAACGTCGGCCGTCCTCCTCTACCGAAGCGGAACCATCGGCGGGCCCGACGCCGTCGTCGCCGTGTTGTTGGCGACGGCGTCCAGCATCGTCGTCAAGGCGGCGCTGTCGGCGGCGGGGCCGAAGCCGTTCGCCCGACGGGTCGCGCTCTGGAGCGTCGTCGTCCTCGTCGTCTCCGGTCTCACCACGGCGGTCGTCGCGGTGTTCGGGTGA
- a CDS encoding aspartate aminotransferase family protein: MDRETATPSVEAMPGRRARQWAERHRERAAPSTYVYDFVWDTSAPAEGPFCTDVDGNVLLDFTSHVAAAPLGYNNPKIMEPIAEFDLVDPLKIAGQDFYVSSGHDYDDDPLPGPAGLMERLVDATDHYGMDTVFLSNSGAEAVENAIKISYDHADGGKYGITFDGAFHGRTLGALSLNRSKEVYRRKFPEISGIHDMPYCDDRTCSPDTCSCGFFVDDTSRLREKLHPERGHINPEELSYIVLEPIQGEGGYRIPSDAFMRELADLVDEYDITLIADEIQSGVGRTGKMWGSDHFPIEPDVITAAKSLRVGATISKKEIFPAEKSRLSSTWGAGDIVASLQGALTLDAIEEYDLMDNAVTRGEQFLETMVDADLPGVEDLRGKGLMLAVEFETKEHRDAVQEAALKRGLLTLSCGYKVLRILPPLDVTEREISLGCDLLGEAIEATA, encoded by the coding sequence ATGGACCGCGAGACGGCAACTCCGAGCGTCGAAGCGATGCCCGGGCGACGCGCCCGGCAGTGGGCCGAGCGACACCGCGAACGCGCCGCGCCGAGTACGTACGTCTACGACTTCGTCTGGGACACCTCCGCCCCCGCGGAGGGACCGTTCTGCACCGACGTCGACGGTAACGTCCTCTTGGACTTCACGAGTCACGTCGCCGCCGCGCCGCTGGGCTACAACAACCCCAAGATCATGGAGCCGATAGCGGAGTTCGACCTCGTCGACCCGTTGAAGATCGCCGGGCAGGACTTCTACGTCTCCAGCGGTCACGACTACGACGACGACCCGCTTCCGGGTCCGGCGGGGCTGATGGAGCGCCTCGTCGACGCCACCGACCACTACGGGATGGACACGGTGTTCCTCTCGAACTCCGGCGCGGAAGCCGTCGAGAACGCCATCAAGATCAGCTACGACCACGCCGATGGCGGCAAGTACGGTATCACCTTCGACGGCGCGTTCCACGGACGAACGCTCGGCGCGCTCTCGTTGAACCGCTCGAAGGAAGTGTATCGAAGAAAGTTCCCCGAGATTTCGGGTATCCACGACATGCCGTACTGCGACGACCGGACCTGTTCGCCCGACACCTGCTCCTGCGGCTTCTTCGTCGACGACACCTCCCGACTCCGCGAGAAACTCCACCCCGAGCGCGGCCACATCAACCCTGAAGAGCTCTCCTACATCGTTCTCGAACCGATTCAGGGCGAGGGCGGCTACCGCATTCCGAGCGACGCGTTCATGCGGGAGCTCGCGGACCTCGTCGACGAGTACGATATCACGCTCATCGCCGACGAGATTCAGTCGGGCGTCGGCCGGACCGGGAAGATGTGGGGCTCCGACCACTTCCCCATCGAACCCGACGTCATCACCGCCGCGAAGTCGCTGCGCGTCGGCGCGACCATCTCGAAGAAAGAGATCTTCCCCGCGGAGAAGAGCCGGCTCTCCTCGACGTGGGGCGCGGGCGACATCGTCGCCTCGCTGCAGGGCGCGCTCACGCTCGACGCCATCGAGGAGTACGACCTGATGGACAACGCCGTCACGCGCGGCGAACAGTTCCTCGAAACGATGGTCGACGCTGACCTGCCGGGCGTCGAGGACCTCCGCGGCAAAGGCCTGATGCTCGCCGTCGAGTTCGAGACGAAAGAACACCGCGACGCGGTGCAGGAGGCGGCGCTGAAGCGCGGCCTGCTCACGCTCTCGTGCGGCTACAAGGTGCTGCGCATCCTCCCGCCGCTGGACGTGACCGAGCGCGAAATCTCGCTCGGCTGCGACCTGCTCGGTGAGGCTATCGAAGCGACGGCCTGA
- a CDS encoding A/G-specific adenine glycosylase yields the protein MTDESADAAENDRGRLPAAPTDLDPVRDALVSWYETDHRDYPWRRTDDPYAILVSEVMSQQTQLDRVVPAWEAFIDRWPAASELAAADRADVVAFWSSHSLGYNNRAKYLHEAANQVESEYDGEFPRTPGELRELMGVGPYTANAVASFAFNNGDAVVDTNVKRVLHRAFDVPDDDAAFEAAATELLPEGESRVWNNAIMELGGVACTKTPTCDESGCPWRRWCHAYETGDFTAPDVPTQPSFEGSRRQMRGRVIRILGEYDELALDALGPRVRVDYGGETGREWLRGLVDDLASDGLVEVTDNGDSEASNGDELVVRLRR from the coding sequence ATGACCGACGAATCGGCCGACGCCGCCGAGAACGACCGCGGTCGGCTCCCGGCCGCGCCGACGGACCTCGACCCCGTCCGCGACGCCCTCGTCTCGTGGTACGAGACGGACCACCGCGACTACCCGTGGCGGCGGACCGACGACCCGTACGCGATTCTCGTCTCAGAGGTGATGAGCCAGCAGACGCAACTCGACCGCGTCGTCCCGGCGTGGGAGGCGTTTATCGACCGCTGGCCGGCTGCCTCGGAGCTCGCGGCGGCCGACCGCGCCGACGTCGTCGCCTTCTGGTCGAGCCACAGTCTCGGCTACAACAACCGTGCGAAGTATCTCCACGAGGCGGCCAATCAGGTGGAGTCGGAGTACGACGGCGAGTTCCCGCGAACGCCCGGCGAACTTCGGGAACTGATGGGCGTCGGGCCCTACACCGCCAACGCCGTCGCCAGTTTCGCGTTCAACAACGGCGACGCCGTCGTCGACACGAACGTCAAGCGCGTGCTGCACCGCGCGTTCGACGTGCCGGACGACGACGCGGCGTTCGAGGCGGCTGCGACCGAGCTGCTGCCAGAAGGCGAGTCGCGCGTCTGGAACAACGCGATCATGGAACTCGGTGGCGTGGCCTGTACGAAGACCCCGACCTGCGATGAGTCGGGGTGCCCGTGGCGGCGCTGGTGTCACGCCTACGAGACCGGCGACTTCACCGCGCCAGACGTCCCGACCCAGCCGAGTTTCGAGGGGAGTCGGCGGCAGATGCGTGGGCGAGTGATTCGGATTCTCGGTGAGTACGACGAACTCGCGCTCGACGCGCTCGGCCCCCGCGTCCGCGTCGACTACGGCGGCGAGACGGGCCGCGAATGGTTGCGTGGGTTGGTCGACGACCTGGCGAGCGACGGCCTCGTGGAAGTCACTGACAACGGCGATTCGGAGGCGTCAAACGGCGATGAACTCGTCGTTCGTCTCCGGCGCTGA
- a CDS encoding DsrE family protein, with protein sequence MRTVFHLSSGDENDHAHALANVENLLDDESVDTDHVALVVNGDAIYLLTESSAAPDRIATLADCGVDFCACGNAMETRDISTEDLLAGVERVSSGVGELTRRQADGYAYLKVP encoded by the coding sequence ATGCGAACCGTCTTTCACCTCTCCAGCGGCGACGAGAACGACCACGCGCACGCGCTGGCGAACGTCGAGAACCTGCTCGACGACGAGAGCGTCGACACCGACCACGTCGCCCTCGTGGTCAACGGCGACGCCATCTACCTGCTCACGGAGAGCTCCGCCGCACCCGACCGAATCGCCACGCTCGCCGACTGTGGCGTCGACTTCTGCGCCTGCGGCAACGCGATGGAAACCCGAGATATCTCGACCGAGGACCTACTGGCCGGCGTCGAACGCGTCTCGTCGGGCGTCGGCGAACTCACCCGTCGACAGGCCGACGGCTACGCGTACCTCAAAGTACCCTGA
- a CDS encoding NADPH-dependent FMN reductase — MPTHVVAVCGSLRERSYTRLSLQRALEAVEETGGTGELVDLREFDLPMLNADERNAGDVERFRRTLREADAILLGTPVYHGSYSGVLKNALDYCRFDEFEGKTVGLLAVAGGAFPVTALEHLRSVCRAFNAWVLPHQVAVPRASGAFGEGEFVDERLDSRVATLGRRVVEYAAIEPDPPTFESDQNVGAGERSAE, encoded by the coding sequence ATGCCGACACACGTCGTCGCAGTCTGCGGGAGCCTCCGCGAGCGAAGCTACACGCGGTTGTCGCTGCAACGCGCCCTCGAAGCCGTCGAAGAAACCGGTGGAACCGGCGAACTGGTCGATCTCCGGGAGTTCGACCTCCCGATGCTGAACGCCGACGAACGCAATGCGGGTGACGTCGAGCGGTTCCGCCGAACGCTCCGCGAAGCGGACGCCATCTTGCTCGGTACGCCCGTCTATCACGGGTCGTACTCGGGCGTACTGAAGAACGCGCTCGACTACTGCCGGTTCGACGAGTTCGAGGGGAAGACGGTGGGGCTGCTCGCCGTCGCCGGCGGCGCGTTCCCGGTGACGGCGCTCGAACACCTCCGGTCGGTCTGCCGCGCGTTCAACGCCTGGGTGCTTCCGCATCAGGTCGCCGTCCCGCGCGCAAGCGGCGCGTTCGGCGAAGGGGAGTTCGTCGACGAACGACTCGATTCGCGCGTCGCCACGCTTGGACGGCGCGTCGTCGAGTACGCGGCCATCGAACCCGACCCACCGACGTTCGAGAGCGACCAGAACGTCGGCGCGGGCGAGCGCTCGGCGGAGTAA
- a CDS encoding glycoside hydrolase, which translates to MSTTTDRELSDVRGAVYVPARAFNAYQFWEEYDPDETERDFRLAKRLNRDVLRLFLSYEYWFDAPQSMERNVDNLVSTAEEEGLRVLPILFESAGEEPTRERCRDRDPHTACAVRSPSHDVINDENRWSGRNGGGGDGGIFSEAKQALGLGRDTAHTEDGRDADDRFGRQPGGPREYVEWFVDRYGDDDALLALEIMNEPGDWDQRLKFARRMLRVADDHRNDLPLTMGCKGLRYNALYDDPELDVFQFHLNLPPTARKMEERMRKAREFADGHGKPVWLTEWQRTREEPPNKFLPHYASLAETIREGPVDGDFFWSLMLKPAYLPDQREKGRINGVFHRDGSVYSATDARALAGDDSRDFEERRQQPSWLPADLTRAETN; encoded by the coding sequence ATGTCGACCACTACGGACCGAGAGCTCTCGGACGTCCGCGGCGCGGTGTACGTCCCCGCGCGGGCCTTCAACGCCTACCAGTTCTGGGAGGAGTACGACCCCGACGAGACCGAGCGCGACTTTCGCCTCGCCAAGCGACTGAACCGCGACGTGCTCCGTCTCTTTCTCAGCTACGAGTACTGGTTCGACGCGCCCCAGTCGATGGAGCGAAACGTCGACAACCTGGTGTCGACCGCCGAGGAGGAGGGGCTTCGCGTCCTCCCTATCCTCTTCGAGAGCGCGGGCGAAGAGCCGACGCGCGAACGCTGCCGTGACCGCGACCCGCACACCGCGTGCGCCGTTCGTTCGCCGTCGCACGACGTCATCAACGACGAGAATCGGTGGAGCGGTCGAAACGGTGGCGGAGGCGACGGCGGTATCTTCTCGGAGGCGAAGCAGGCGCTCGGTCTCGGCCGCGACACCGCACATACCGAGGACGGACGCGACGCCGACGACCGGTTCGGTCGGCAACCGGGTGGTCCGCGCGAGTACGTCGAGTGGTTCGTCGACCGTTACGGCGACGACGACGCGCTGCTCGCGCTCGAAATCATGAACGAACCCGGTGACTGGGACCAACGGCTGAAGTTCGCCCGGCGGATGCTCCGCGTCGCCGACGACCACCGCAACGACCTGCCGCTGACGATGGGCTGTAAAGGTCTCAGATACAACGCGCTGTACGACGACCCCGAACTCGACGTCTTCCAGTTCCACCTCAACCTCCCGCCGACGGCGCGGAAGATGGAAGAACGGATGCGGAAAGCCCGCGAGTTCGCCGACGGCCACGGCAAACCGGTGTGGCTCACGGAGTGGCAGCGCACGCGCGAAGAGCCGCCGAACAAGTTCCTCCCGCACTACGCGTCGCTCGCCGAGACCATCCGCGAGGGCCCCGTCGACGGCGACTTCTTCTGGTCGCTCATGCTGAAACCGGCGTACCTCCCCGACCAACGCGAGAAGGGGCGAATCAACGGCGTCTTCCACCGAGACGGCAGCGTCTACTCGGCTACCGACGCGCGGGCGCTCGCAGGCGACGACTCCCGCGACTTCGAGGAACGGCGACAGCAACCCTCGTGGCTGCCGGCGGACCTCACCCGCGCCGAGACGAACTGA
- a CDS encoding thymidine kinase produces the protein MHAITQSGWVELITGSMFSGKTEELLRRLRRAEIAGQEVAVFKPAIDDRYGETTIGSHNGRQWGATVVDNEGEGVWQMLDDLNGEQVVAVDEANFFSEALVEVCEALAADGRRVIVSGTDQTFRGEPFDPVPQLMALAEYVDKLQAICTVCGEPATRNQRLIDGEPAHVDDPTIMVGAEESYEARCRNCHTLRSD, from the coding sequence ATGCACGCCATCACCCAGAGCGGATGGGTCGAACTCATCACCGGTTCCATGTTCTCCGGAAAGACCGAGGAACTGCTGCGACGCCTCCGCCGCGCCGAGATCGCGGGACAGGAAGTGGCGGTGTTCAAACCGGCTATCGACGACCGCTACGGCGAGACGACCATCGGATCGCACAACGGTCGCCAGTGGGGGGCGACCGTCGTCGACAACGAGGGCGAGGGTGTCTGGCAGATGCTCGACGACCTCAACGGCGAGCAGGTCGTCGCCGTCGACGAGGCGAACTTCTTCTCGGAGGCGTTGGTCGAGGTGTGCGAGGCGCTCGCCGCCGACGGCCGCCGCGTCATCGTCTCTGGCACCGACCAGACGTTCCGCGGCGAGCCGTTCGACCCCGTCCCCCAGTTGATGGCGCTCGCGGAGTACGTCGACAAGCTACAGGCCATCTGCACCGTCTGCGGCGAACCGGCGACGCGGAACCAGCGACTCATCGACGGCGAACCCGCCCACGTCGACGACCCCACCATCATGGTCGGCGCGGAGGAGTCCTACGAGGCGCGCTGTCGGAACTGTCATACCCTCAGGAGCGACTAG
- a CDS encoding YIP1 family protein: MTTWVENPRNGRDRGPRGLARAWVEVLIRPRRFFRNGVAPGDQAPGLVFGVLVALCFVGGMLAFSSGTVLGTELVPLVADSRAATSLLVLLVVALFVAPATLHLTAALQTVLLVLTVRDRAGVSETVQTIAYATAPCVLAGVPIPELRVVCALYGAGLLAIGISEIHRTSLLRAALVSAIPSVLVFGYAFRGLAPLVALVEELLRSWTLI; the protein is encoded by the coding sequence GTGACTACGTGGGTGGAGAACCCCCGGAACGGACGCGACCGCGGTCCGCGCGGCCTCGCCCGCGCGTGGGTCGAGGTGCTGATTCGCCCGCGGCGCTTCTTCCGCAACGGCGTCGCCCCCGGCGACCAGGCTCCAGGGCTGGTGTTCGGCGTGCTAGTCGCGCTCTGTTTCGTCGGCGGGATGCTCGCGTTCTCCAGCGGTACCGTGCTGGGTACGGAGCTCGTTCCGCTCGTCGCCGACAGCCGAGCGGCGACGAGCCTCCTCGTGCTTCTGGTCGTCGCGCTGTTCGTCGCGCCCGCGACGCTTCACCTGACGGCGGCGCTGCAGACGGTGCTTCTCGTCCTCACCGTCCGCGACCGCGCGGGCGTCAGCGAGACAGTCCAGACTATCGCGTACGCGACCGCACCCTGCGTGCTCGCCGGCGTCCCGATACCGGAACTCCGGGTCGTCTGCGCGCTCTACGGGGCCGGTCTCCTGGCCATCGGCATCAGCGAGATACACCGCACGTCGCTGCTCCGGGCGGCGCTCGTCTCGGCGATTCCGTCGGTGCTCGTCTTCGGCTACGCGTTTCGTGGACTGGCCCCGCTCGTGGCGCTCGTCGAGGAGCTACTCCGCTCGTGGACGCTCATCTGA
- a CDS encoding DHH family phosphoesterase, producing MGSCIICGTPVEGRICDSHQEDVVFEFRGNEASQLTPGRFYSGAVDGYADFGVFVDLAPGVTGLLHRSELDRRLESLDWEPGDTVFVQVKNVRDNGNIDLGWSIRQSERDFRGALVQDADGDHEDDESDESDDAEAEVETPTVRHGSASRDESDESNESNESGKSNESNESGKSNESNESRHQRDEAEPEPSADRERVEIGTLGDRVGEEVRIEGEVVSAQQTGGPTVFEVRDETGVVDAAAFVEAGVRAYPDVDVGSVVRLDGEIELRHNEIQVETEALVSLEGDDADTVQSRLDDALRGRARPDEVTPLADHDAIVSVGTQLQDAAEEIRRAVFESRPIIVRHTTTADGYVAGAAVERAVLPLIREEHAKSDAEYHYFDRRPLEEAVYGMDAATNDVTRMLQDRDRHGEKLPLVLLVGTGATVESSDGLDLLSIYGAKRVVADAAAVDAEIEESTDVLVSPVLADADASDLSTGALVANLAAAVNDDVRSDLRHLPAVSYWEDAPQAYLDAASDAGYDETYVRELREAIALEAYYQSYEDKRELITDLLFDNGVTPDGDGENAGNLASHVSEQFRLKLDAEVETARANLESREADGVDFAVLDTDAYTHRFDFPPTALLLDELHRREREGDTFVTIGVAMDELYLRSTADVDLRAVAEAAREHAPEAGITAVGIREGRIEFLSGRREQVKEAVVEAVAEQLA from the coding sequence ATGGGTTCGTGTATCATTTGCGGCACGCCCGTCGAGGGCCGAATTTGCGACAGCCACCAGGAAGACGTGGTGTTCGAGTTCCGCGGTAACGAGGCTTCACAACTGACCCCCGGCCGCTTCTACAGCGGCGCCGTCGACGGGTACGCCGACTTCGGCGTGTTCGTCGACCTCGCGCCGGGCGTCACCGGTCTGCTGCACCGCAGCGAACTGGACCGCCGACTGGAGAGTCTCGACTGGGAGCCGGGCGACACCGTCTTCGTACAGGTGAAGAACGTCCGCGACAACGGCAACATCGACCTCGGCTGGTCGATTCGTCAGTCCGAACGCGACTTCCGCGGCGCGCTCGTCCAGGACGCCGACGGCGACCACGAGGACGACGAGAGCGACGAAAGCGACGACGCGGAGGCCGAAGTCGAGACGCCGACGGTTCGACACGGCAGCGCGTCCCGCGACGAGAGCGACGAGAGCAACGAAAGCAACGAGAGCGGCAAGAGCAACGAAAGCAACGAGAGCGGCAAGAGCAACGAAAGCAACGAGAGTAGACACCAGCGAGACGAAGCCGAGCCCGAGCCGTCTGCTGACCGCGAGCGCGTCGAAATCGGTACGTTAGGCGACCGCGTGGGAGAGGAAGTTCGCATCGAGGGCGAAGTCGTCAGCGCCCAACAGACCGGCGGACCGACCGTCTTCGAGGTCCGCGACGAGACGGGCGTCGTCGACGCCGCCGCGTTCGTCGAGGCGGGCGTCCGCGCCTACCCCGACGTCGACGTCGGGTCGGTCGTTCGCCTCGACGGCGAGATCGAACTCCGTCACAACGAGATTCAGGTCGAGACCGAAGCGCTCGTCTCGCTCGAAGGCGACGACGCGGACACGGTCCAGTCGCGTCTCGACGACGCGCTCCGCGGCCGCGCGCGCCCCGACGAGGTGACGCCGCTGGCCGACCACGACGCCATCGTTTCGGTCGGGACCCAGTTGCAGGACGCTGCCGAGGAAATTCGCCGCGCCGTCTTCGAGTCCCGCCCCATCATCGTCCGCCACACGACCACCGCCGACGGCTACGTCGCCGGCGCGGCCGTCGAACGCGCGGTGCTCCCGCTCATCCGCGAGGAGCACGCCAAATCCGACGCCGAGTACCACTACTTCGACCGCCGGCCGCTCGAAGAAGCCGTCTACGGGATGGACGCCGCGACCAACGACGTGACGCGGATGCTGCAGGACCGCGACCGTCACGGCGAGAAACTCCCGCTCGTGCTCCTCGTCGGCACGGGCGCGACGGTCGAATCCAGCGACGGACTCGACCTGCTCAGCATCTACGGCGCGAAGCGCGTCGTCGCCGACGCCGCCGCCGTCGACGCCGAAATCGAGGAGTCGACCGACGTGCTCGTCTCGCCGGTGCTCGCCGACGCCGACGCGTCGGACCTCTCGACGGGCGCGCTCGTCGCCAACCTCGCGGCCGCCGTCAACGACGACGTGCGCAGCGACCTGCGACACCTCCCCGCGGTCAGCTACTGGGAGGACGCCCCGCAGGCGTACCTCGACGCCGCGAGCGACGCGGGCTACGACGAGACGTACGTCCGCGAACTCCGCGAGGCCATCGCGCTGGAGGCGTACTACCAGTCCTACGAGGACAAGCGCGAACTCATCACCGACCTGCTGTTCGACAACGGCGTCACCCCCGACGGCGACGGCGAGAACGCGGGCAACCTCGCGAGCCACGTCTCCGAGCAGTTCCGCCTGAAACTCGACGCGGAGGTCGAGACGGCGCGGGCGAACCTCGAGTCCCGCGAGGCCGACGGCGTCGACTTTGCGGTGTTGGACACCGACGCGTACACCCACCGCTTCGACTTCCCGCCGACGGCGCTGCTGCTCGACGAACTCCACCGCCGCGAGCGCGAGGGCGACACGTTCGTCACCATCGGCGTCGCCATGGACGAACTCTACCTCCGCAGCACCGCCGATGTGGACCTCCGCGCGGTCGCCGAGGCCGCACGCGAGCACGCCCCCGAAGCCGGTATCACGGCCGTCGGCATCCGCGAGGGCCGCATCGAGTTCCTCTCGGGTCGCCGCGAGCAGGTGAAGGAAGCCGTCGTCGAAGCCGTCGCCGAGCAACTCGCGTAA